In Blautia wexlerae DSM 19850, a single window of DNA contains:
- a CDS encoding response regulator gives MLKTFLVEDEVVIREMIKKMIPWEQYGFELAGEASDGEMALPLILKSKPDLLITDIKMPFMDGLTLCKLVKKELPDIKIVILSGYDDFNYAKQAINIGVEDYLLKPITKNAFIERLEEIHNRYEHEKTQKEYYEKFKLEMQEYERNASRDFFESLVRADFDLEEIYRRADRLNLDIVAEAYNILIFTPDASDSSCNSSEGYSDWEAEVHKKIENYFLSHPVAMLFRHQVFSYAILVKGQRDTIKKNTCECVETIQKIMEETRANVDWFVAVGEEADRLSRIKQSYHTAARTYAFRYLYDGHILYYNMLEQVKENSADTSKTEAVQLKNVNINALNPEILQKFLSSGLEDEVDSFVHDYFHAIGREPMKSLVFRNYVVLNVRFSVLSFLKKIGYDDTELSREETDDVVKKTSQSTEASVAYAEEVLKRAIAIRDENAGSQNRSVLKQAIDFIDGHYMDEEISLNRVAHAANVSANHFSALFSQNMGQTFIEYLTSLRMDKAKELLRCTSKRSSEIAGEVGYKDAHYFSYLFKKTQGMTPSEYRKTRGEV, from the coding sequence ATGTTAAAAACTTTTTTAGTAGAGGATGAAGTTGTGATCAGGGAGATGATTAAGAAGATGATTCCCTGGGAGCAGTATGGGTTTGAACTGGCAGGAGAAGCATCTGATGGGGAGATGGCGCTGCCGTTGATATTAAAGAGCAAACCGGATCTTCTGATCACTGATATTAAGATGCCGTTTATGGATGGCCTAACGTTATGTAAATTGGTGAAGAAGGAGTTGCCGGACATTAAGATTGTGATTCTTAGTGGCTATGATGACTTTAACTATGCGAAGCAGGCAATCAATATTGGTGTGGAGGATTATCTGCTGAAACCAATTACTAAGAATGCATTTATTGAGCGTTTGGAGGAGATTCATAATCGTTATGAACATGAGAAGACGCAGAAGGAATATTATGAGAAATTCAAACTGGAGATGCAGGAGTATGAGAGGAATGCGAGCCGTGATTTCTTTGAATCTCTGGTGAGAGCGGACTTTGATCTGGAAGAGATTTATCGGAGAGCAGATCGTTTGAATCTTGATATTGTGGCAGAGGCTTATAATATTCTGATTTTTACACCGGATGCTTCAGACAGCAGTTGTAATTCGTCGGAAGGATATTCAGACTGGGAGGCAGAAGTACATAAGAAGATTGAGAATTATTTCCTCAGTCATCCGGTTGCGATGCTTTTCAGACATCAGGTGTTCAGTTATGCGATTCTGGTCAAGGGGCAGCGAGATACGATAAAGAAGAATACATGCGAATGTGTGGAAACAATTCAGAAGATCATGGAAGAAACCAGAGCAAATGTGGACTGGTTTGTGGCAGTCGGCGAGGAGGCAGACCGTCTGAGCAGAATTAAGCAGAGTTATCACACGGCTGCAAGAACTTATGCATTCCGTTATCTGTATGACGGGCATATTCTTTATTACAATATGCTTGAGCAGGTAAAGGAGAATTCAGCAGATACTTCAAAAACAGAAGCTGTTCAGCTTAAGAATGTGAATATCAATGCCCTGAATCCGGAAATCCTTCAGAAATTTTTAAGCAGTGGTCTGGAAGATGAAGTAGACAGTTTTGTCCATGATTATTTCCATGCTATTGGCAGGGAACCGATGAAATCACTGGTGTTCCGTAATTATGTGGTTTTGAATGTGCGTTTTTCTGTACTGTCATTTCTTAAGAAAATTGGATATGATGATACGGAATTGTCCAGAGAAGAGACAGATGATGTTGTGAAGAAGACAAGCCAGTCTACAGAAGCTTCTGTTGCATATGCAGAGGAAGTCTTGAAACGGGCCATTGCAATCCGTGATGAAAATGCAGGCAGTCAGAACAGAAGTGTGTTGAAGCAGGCAATAGATTTTATAGATGGACATTATATGGATGAAGAGATTTCTCTGAATAGAGTGGCGCATGCGGCGAATGTGAGTGCCAATCATTTCAGCGCGCTTTTCAGTCAGAATATGGGACAGACATTTATTGAGTATCTGACTTCGCTTCGCATGGACAAGGCAAAGGAGCTGCTTCGCTGTACTTCCAAACGTTCCAGTGAGATTGCAGGGGAAGTGGGATATAAGGATGCGCATTACTTCAGCTATCTTTTTAAGAAAACTCAGGGAATGACTCCGAGTGAGTATCGTAAGACGAGAGGAGAAGTCTGA
- a CDS encoding radical SAM protein: MKLMDKAKQAALAAAVKTGLGYLEKDPEVNIPKLMELVDKFVPDGWYESQRNAIRNAIQNKDSNWYKLILRIYELDPGVREAFFTNFIINASLKGSALQEETAEENNCNVPWAILLDPTSACNLHCTGCWAAEYGHKLNLDFDTICSIVEQGRKMGTYMYIYTGGEPLVRKKDLMRICEKYPDCEFLSFTNGTLIDEEFCQEMLRVKNFVPAISLEGSEEANDGRRGEGVYQKVMHAMELLKAHKLPFGVSTCYTSANVDSVSSEEFFDHIIDCGALFVWFFHYMPTGNDAVVELMPNPQQREKMYHKIREYRSTKAIFGMDFQNDAQYVGGCIAGGRRYLHINANGDVDPCVFIHYSNANIYENTLLEALKSPIFMAYHDGQPFNENMLRPCPMLENPQKLRKMVEESGAKSTDLQSPESVEHLCAKCDAYAEHWAPKAEELFPVKNK; encoded by the coding sequence ATGAAATTAATGGACAAAGCAAAACAGGCTGCACTTGCAGCAGCAGTTAAGACAGGTCTGGGTTATCTGGAGAAGGACCCGGAAGTAAATATACCGAAACTGATGGAACTTGTAGATAAATTTGTACCGGATGGCTGGTATGAGTCACAGAGAAATGCAATCCGTAATGCAATCCAGAATAAGGACAGCAACTGGTATAAACTGATCCTGAGGATTTATGAGCTGGATCCAGGAGTACGTGAAGCATTCTTTACAAACTTTATTATCAATGCCAGCTTAAAGGGAAGTGCACTTCAGGAAGAAACAGCAGAAGAGAACAACTGTAATGTTCCATGGGCAATCCTTCTTGATCCTACAAGTGCCTGTAATCTGCACTGTACAGGATGCTGGGCAGCAGAGTATGGTCACAAATTGAATCTTGATTTTGACACCATCTGTTCTATTGTAGAGCAGGGCAGAAAAATGGGAACTTATATGTACATATATACAGGTGGTGAACCGCTGGTACGTAAGAAAGACCTGATGCGTATCTGCGAGAAATATCCGGACTGCGAGTTCCTTTCCTTTACAAATGGTACACTGATCGACGAAGAATTCTGCCAGGAAATGCTTCGTGTTAAGAACTTTGTTCCGGCAATCAGCCTGGAAGGTTCTGAGGAAGCAAACGACGGACGTCGTGGAGAAGGTGTATATCAGAAAGTTATGCATGCAATGGAACTTCTGAAAGCTCATAAACTTCCGTTTGGTGTATCTACCTGTTATACTTCTGCAAATGTGGACAGTGTAAGCAGCGAGGAATTTTTTGATCACATTATTGACTGTGGTGCGTTATTCGTATGGTTCTTCCATTATATGCCGACAGGCAATGACGCTGTAGTAGAATTAATGCCGAATCCACAGCAGCGTGAGAAGATGTATCACAAGATCAGAGAGTACCGTTCTACAAAAGCTATTTTTGGAATGGATTTCCAGAATGATGCGCAGTATGTAGGAGGATGTATTGCAGGAGGAAGACGTTACCTTCATATCAATGCGAATGGTGATGTAGACCCATGTGTATTTATCCATTATTCTAATGCAAATATTTATGAAAATACTCTGCTGGAAGCATTGAAGAGTCCGATTTTCATGGCATATCATGATGGTCAGCCGTTTAATGAAAATATGCTTCGTCCATGCCCGATGCTTGAGAATCCGCAGAAGCTTCGTAAGATGGTTGAAGAATCCGGTGCGAAGTCTACAGATTTGCAATCACCGGAGTCTGTGGAGCATCTCTGTGCGAAGTGTGATGCTTATGCAGAGCATTGGGCACCGAAAGCAGAGGAATTATTTCCTGTAAAAAATAAGTAA
- a CDS encoding HdeD family acid-resistance protein — MDALKQLKLAKNGYIIMSVLFMVLGACLIIWPDCSMAVFCTAVGIMLIVYGLIKILGYFSRDIYCLAFQFDLAFGVLLAAVGIIIIVRRNVVVNLIFGIFGLLILADALFKIQMSIDAKKFGLNLWWRILLVAILTGVLGFLLLIRPFEAAEIMMILVGVSVLFEGILNLCVAIYTVKIIKNQKQDIIDMDEY, encoded by the coding sequence ATGGATGCACTGAAGCAGTTAAAATTAGCCAAGAATGGTTATATTATTATGTCTGTATTATTTATGGTTCTGGGTGCCTGTCTGATTATCTGGCCGGATTGTTCGATGGCAGTTTTCTGTACAGCAGTAGGGATTATGCTTATTGTATACGGATTGATAAAGATTCTGGGATATTTTTCCAGAGATATCTATTGTCTGGCATTTCAGTTTGATCTTGCCTTTGGAGTGCTGCTGGCAGCAGTAGGAATTATTATTATAGTACGCAGGAACGTAGTGGTGAATCTGATCTTTGGAATCTTTGGACTTCTGATTCTTGCGGATGCATTATTTAAAATTCAGATGTCGATAGATGCAAAGAAATTCGGGCTGAATCTCTGGTGGAGGATTCTCCTGGTAGCGATTCTGACCGGTGTTCTGGGATTTTTACTTTTGATAAGGCCGTTTGAGGCAGCAGAGATCATGATGATCCTGGTTGGTGTTTCGGTTCTGTTTGAGGGAATTCTGAATCTTTGTGTGGCGATTTACACTGTAAAAATTATTAAAAACCAGAAACAGGATATCATAGATATGGATGAATATTGA
- a CDS encoding TetR/AcrR family transcriptional regulator C-terminal domain-containing protein has protein sequence MSGFTKEIIAKTFTELLDEKPMSKITVKDIVERCGVNRNTFYYHFKDIPDVVEFILKKKWDEILEHPQDRASILECMEEMADLVRNNRKVMFNVYRSVKKDTFLFYMNEISNYIIMEYFRKNADQFDLDEGEIRILIQYYKCLFMGFLMEWLDNNLKSDFGEEMRQASRLFEKHPELHAVLNRSE, from the coding sequence ATGTCAGGTTTTACAAAGGAAATTATTGCAAAGACTTTTACAGAATTGCTGGATGAAAAGCCCATGTCTAAGATTACGGTGAAGGATATCGTGGAACGATGTGGTGTAAACAGAAATACTTTTTATTATCATTTTAAGGATATTCCGGATGTAGTGGAGTTTATTTTGAAAAAGAAGTGGGATGAGATTCTGGAACACCCACAGGACAGAGCCTCTATTCTGGAATGTATGGAAGAAATGGCAGATCTGGTGAGAAATAACAGAAAGGTTATGTTTAATGTTTACAGATCAGTGAAAAAAGATACGTTCCTTTTTTATATGAATGAGATTTCCAACTATATTATTATGGAATATTTTCGGAAAAATGCAGATCAGTTTGATCTTGATGAGGGAGAAATCCGGATTCTGATTCAATATTATAAGTGTCTGTTTATGGGATTTCTGATGGAGTGGCTGGATAATAATCTGAAATCTGATTTTGGAGAAGAAATGCGTCAGGCTTCCCGGCTTTTTGAAAAGCACCCGGAGCTACATGCGGTATTGAACAGATCAGAATAG
- a CDS encoding glycoside hydrolase family 3 protein — protein sequence MNDYKLDLEKYATLARQAAAEGCVLLENEKQALPLREGESVAVFGRMAFHYYKSGLGSGGLVNTRYVVGILDALKECKEIQLDEKLLGIYANWIKENPYDEGQGWGRVPWSQKEMEVTEEMLDCARSNDVSLIIIGRTAGEDQDNNTNPGSYCLTETEEDLICRVCEVSKCTVVVLNVGNIIDMSWVEKYHPQAVLYAWQGGQEGGNGVADVLTGKVCACGKLTDTIAERIEYYPSTENFGDPYKNYYKEDIYVGYRYFETFAKDKVLYPFGYGLSYTNFETKAEIFKNTEDELTVAATVTNIGDVRGKEVVQVYVKAPQGKLGNPARKLIGFAKTRELAPGEKEELVIIIPKYDMASYDDSGVTGHKSCYVLEEGTYEIFAGSDVRSAKSAGIYKEELRVIEQLQEAYAPIEKFRRMKAVLRADGTYQAVTEEVPVRTADPHKRREERMPKTLEYTGDKGYKLADVLDKKVSMDEFVAQISEADLIAMFRGEGMCSPKVTAGTAAAFGGVTESLKALGIPVGCCADGPSGIRMDCGTKAFSLPNGTLLGCTFNTELVGELYEMTGRELRLNKIDSLLGPGMNIHRNPLNGRNFEYISEDPLLTGRICAAQVKAMAKSGIGSTIKHFCGNNQEVGRSTSDSVMSERCLREIYLKGFEIAVKEGGARSVMTTYGSVNGLWTAGSYDLCTTILRKEWGFQGIVMTDWWAKSNYEGHQAEVTAKAPMVAAQNDIYMVVSDAKSNPENDDVEEMLHAGKITVGELQRNAANILGFLLKSPSVLLLTDRICKEELEAMNTKEEDDVDAGSLVSIESDSVTQKIVIDGALLHPAKGKADVIAVTNEFMGDFTMKFTLKSDLGELAQLPVSVFLDNIHKMTVSVQGTNGKWVEESRILNMGFSHNHYIKFYYSADNLEIKEIVLIPNR from the coding sequence ATGAACGATTATAAATTGGATTTAGAGAAATATGCAACACTGGCGAGACAGGCAGCCGCAGAGGGATGTGTACTTCTGGAGAATGAGAAGCAGGCACTTCCTTTGAGAGAGGGAGAGAGTGTGGCTGTTTTTGGCCGCATGGCATTTCATTATTATAAAAGCGGACTTGGTTCCGGCGGTCTGGTGAATACGAGATATGTAGTGGGAATTCTGGATGCGCTGAAGGAGTGTAAAGAGATTCAACTGGATGAGAAACTGCTGGGTATTTATGCAAACTGGATTAAAGAGAATCCTTATGATGAAGGTCAGGGATGGGGTCGTGTTCCATGGTCTCAGAAAGAGATGGAAGTTACAGAGGAAATGCTGGACTGCGCACGTAGCAACGATGTTTCGCTTATTATTATAGGAAGAACTGCAGGTGAAGATCAGGATAATAATACGAATCCGGGAAGCTATTGTCTGACGGAGACGGAGGAGGATTTGATCTGCCGGGTCTGTGAGGTGAGTAAGTGCACAGTTGTGGTGCTGAATGTTGGAAATATTATTGATATGAGTTGGGTGGAGAAATATCATCCTCAGGCTGTGCTGTATGCATGGCAGGGTGGTCAGGAAGGTGGCAATGGTGTGGCTGATGTGCTGACCGGTAAAGTGTGTGCATGTGGGAAGCTGACAGATACCATTGCTGAGAGGATTGAGTATTATCCGTCTACGGAGAATTTTGGTGATCCATATAAGAATTATTATAAGGAAGATATTTATGTGGGTTATCGTTATTTTGAGACATTTGCGAAGGATAAGGTGCTGTATCCGTTTGGATATGGTTTGTCCTATACGAATTTTGAGACAAAGGCGGAGATTTTTAAGAATACTGAGGATGAACTCACAGTGGCTGCGACGGTTACCAATATCGGTGATGTGAGGGGCAAAGAGGTTGTACAGGTTTATGTAAAAGCACCGCAGGGTAAACTTGGAAATCCGGCAAGAAAGCTGATCGGATTTGCAAAAACCCGGGAACTGGCACCGGGTGAAAAAGAAGAACTTGTTATCATCATTCCCAAATATGATATGGCCTCTTATGATGACAGTGGAGTGACAGGACACAAATCCTGTTATGTTCTGGAAGAGGGAACTTATGAAATTTTTGCAGGCAGTGATGTAAGAAGTGCGAAATCAGCAGGAATTTACAAAGAAGAATTACGTGTAATAGAACAGTTACAGGAGGCATATGCACCGATTGAGAAATTCCGGAGAATGAAAGCCGTTCTGAGAGCGGATGGAACTTATCAGGCAGTAACAGAAGAGGTTCCTGTCCGCACAGCAGATCCACATAAACGCAGAGAGGAAAGAATGCCGAAGACTCTGGAGTATACGGGAGATAAAGGCTATAAGCTGGCAGATGTACTGGATAAAAAAGTTTCTATGGATGAGTTTGTGGCACAGATCAGTGAGGCGGATCTGATTGCCATGTTCCGCGGTGAAGGAATGTGCAGTCCAAAGGTCACTGCTGGAACTGCAGCTGCATTTGGCGGTGTGACAGAGTCTTTGAAGGCTCTTGGAATCCCGGTGGGATGCTGCGCGGATGGGCCGTCAGGGATTCGTATGGATTGCGGTACGAAAGCGTTTTCTCTGCCAAATGGAACTTTGCTGGGCTGTACTTTTAATACGGAGCTTGTGGGTGAGCTGTATGAAATGACAGGGAGGGAACTTCGACTAAATAAGATTGATTCCCTGCTGGGACCAGGTATGAATATTCACAGGAATCCACTGAATGGTCGAAATTTTGAATATATTTCTGAGGATCCGCTTCTCACAGGAAGAATTTGTGCGGCTCAGGTGAAGGCAATGGCTAAATCCGGAATTGGAAGTACGATTAAGCATTTCTGTGGAAATAATCAGGAAGTGGGACGAAGTACTTCTGATTCTGTTATGTCTGAGAGATGTCTGAGAGAAATCTATCTGAAGGGATTTGAGATTGCAGTAAAGGAGGGGGGTGCACGTTCTGTAATGACTACTTATGGAAGTGTAAATGGGCTCTGGACTGCAGGTAGCTATGATCTGTGTACAACCATTCTGAGAAAAGAGTGGGGATTTCAGGGTATTGTCATGACTGACTGGTGGGCGAAGTCCAATTATGAGGGTCATCAGGCAGAGGTAACTGCGAAAGCTCCTATGGTAGCTGCCCAGAATGATATTTATATGGTAGTGAGTGATGCGAAGTCCAATCCGGAGAATGACGATGTGGAGGAAATGCTTCATGCAGGAAAAATTACTGTGGGAGAATTGCAGAGGAATGCAGCCAATATCCTGGGATTTCTGTTAAAAAGTCCTTCTGTTTTATTGTTGACAGACAGAATATGTAAAGAAGAACTGGAGGCTATGAATACAAAGGAAGAGGACGATGTGGATGCCGGAAGTCTGGTAAGTATTGAAAGTGATTCGGTGACACAGAAAATTGTAATTGACGGTGCATTATTACATCCTGCAAAGGGAAAGGCAGATGTGATTGCTGTGACTAATGAGTTCATGGGTGATTTCACAATGAAGTTTACTTTGAAATCTGATCTTGGTGAGCTGGCTCAGCTTCCGGTTTCTGTATTTTTGGATAATATTCATAAGATGACTGTTTCAGTACAGGGGACCAATGGAAAATGGGTAGAAGAAAGCCGCATCCTGAATATGGGATTTAGTCATAATCACTATATCAAATTTTATTATAGTGCGGATAATCTTGAAATTAAAGAAATTGTGCTGATTCCGAATAGGTAA
- a CDS encoding carbohydrate ABC transporter permease produces MVRSKSAKRFERLAHTVMILVTICIVLPFILLFMSSITSESALVRDGYSFFPKEFSIHAYKFIWDNAANVFRAYGITILVTVIGTSINVAMSALLAYPLSLKNLPGKRILNFYIFFTMLFNGGLVPTYLMYTGIFHINNTLLAYIVPGLLMSAMNVMLIRTFFATSIPDALFEAAQIDGASQFQIFFKIVLPLGKPILIAMGLLSGLGYWNDWTNGLYYIRDTKLYGIQNLLNKMISDLTALTQNASGASTVAIADIPSASVRMAIAFVAMLPILCLYPFLQRYFTKGIALGAVKG; encoded by the coding sequence ATGGTTAGAAGCAAAAGTGCAAAAAGATTTGAACGATTGGCACATACGGTCATGATACTGGTTACAATCTGTATTGTATTGCCGTTTATCTTGTTATTTATGTCATCTATTACCTCTGAAAGTGCTCTGGTTAGAGATGGATATTCCTTTTTTCCAAAAGAGTTCAGTATTCATGCCTATAAGTTTATCTGGGATAATGCTGCAAATGTATTCAGGGCATATGGAATTACAATACTGGTCACTGTAATAGGAACCAGTATTAATGTGGCAATGTCTGCATTGTTGGCGTATCCGCTTTCCCTGAAAAATCTTCCAGGAAAAAGAATCCTGAATTTCTACATATTTTTTACAATGTTATTTAATGGTGGACTGGTTCCTACATATCTCATGTATACAGGAATTTTCCATATCAATAACACACTGCTTGCATATATTGTGCCGGGACTTCTGATGAGTGCCATGAATGTTATGCTGATTCGTACATTCTTTGCAACCAGTATTCCGGATGCACTTTTTGAAGCAGCTCAGATTGACGGTGCAAGTCAATTCCAGATTTTTTTCAAAATTGTATTGCCACTGGGTAAACCCATTCTTATTGCCATGGGTCTGCTTTCCGGATTAGGATACTGGAATGACTGGACAAATGGTCTGTACTATATTAGAGATACGAAGTTATATGGCATTCAGAACCTTCTGAATAAGATGATTTCAGATTTGACAGCACTGACACAGAATGCTTCTGGTGCGTCAACTGTTGCAATTGCAGATATTCCATCTGCATCTGTCAGAATGGCAATAGCGTTTGTTGCAATGCTACCGATTTTATGCCTGTATCCGTTTTTACAGAGATATTTTACCAAAGGTATCGCGCTTGGTGCCGTAAAAGGCTGA
- a CDS encoding ABC transporter permease — MKKAKFKRWAPLYLMMAPGLIYLFINNYMPMAGLVVAFKNYNVVDGIFGSPWAGLSNFTYLFNDAWTITRNTLLYNIVFIIINLILGIAFAIFICDIRSKACKTIYQSAILLPFLMSIVIVSYITFAFFSGDNGMLNKTILPFFGKEAINWYSESKYWPVILVIVNTWKGVGYGCLIYISSISGIDPSFYEAAELDGASKWKQIRYITLPSIMPSVITLTLLNIGRIFYSDFGLFYQVTQNSGQLYDTTNVIDTYVYRALLQSGNIGMASAAGFYQSIVGFACVLLANVVVRKLSPENAMF; from the coding sequence ATGAAAAAAGCAAAATTTAAAAGATGGGCACCGCTTTATCTGATGATGGCACCGGGGCTGATTTATCTTTTTATCAATAATTATATGCCGATGGCAGGACTTGTGGTTGCTTTCAAAAATTACAACGTGGTAGATGGAATCTTTGGCAGCCCATGGGCCGGTCTCAGCAATTTTACTTATCTGTTTAATGATGCGTGGACGATTACAAGAAATACGTTGCTTTATAATATTGTATTTATTATCATCAACCTGATTCTGGGAATTGCATTTGCCATCTTTATCTGTGATATTCGGAGCAAGGCATGCAAAACAATTTATCAAAGTGCAATTTTACTGCCGTTTCTTATGTCTATTGTAATTGTAAGTTATATCACTTTTGCCTTTTTCAGTGGGGACAATGGAATGCTGAATAAGACAATTCTTCCGTTTTTCGGGAAAGAAGCAATTAATTGGTATTCAGAATCCAAATATTGGCCTGTGATCCTGGTTATCGTAAATACATGGAAAGGTGTAGGATATGGATGCCTGATTTATATTTCCAGTATTTCCGGAATTGATCCTTCTTTTTATGAGGCTGCAGAACTGGATGGAGCTTCAAAGTGGAAACAGATCCGATACATTACACTTCCATCGATCATGCCGTCTGTAATCACTTTGACACTGTTAAACATTGGAAGAATTTTCTATTCTGATTTTGGATTATTCTATCAGGTTACACAAAATTCCGGTCAGCTTTATGATACCACCAATGTAATCGATACTTATGTATACAGGGCACTGCTTCAGTCCGGAAATATCGGAATGGCTTCAGCGGCAGGCTTTTATCAGTCCATTGTCGGATTTGCCTGTGTACTGCTGGCAAATGTGGTTGTGCGCAAATTAAGCCCTGAAAATGCAATGTTCTAG
- a CDS encoding ABC transporter substrate-binding protein → MNKKVIAAGMAMVLASMGLTACGDSGSKEAKDSSDETYTVTMAYIGDKEEDTDRIEKKINEIMKKDINMELDIEPISWGAYAETMKLILSGGEKMDIVPILVEQVNSMVNAKQVIDMSEYIDKYGNNIKELLGDTAKAANIGNYVYGVTTGREWFCQSSVIMRKDILDECGIDVSSITDYKDLTDVYATVKEKYPDMVMMASNNSATPDTKYEMNDTLTDGFGVLMDHGQDTTVVDYYETDEYKEFVETMYDWQQKGYLSKDAATTTESAENQVKAGAAFSYLAPNKPGYDTRAALLCGTEMEIAPISEPWAGTAQISYLTYGISSSSADKDKTMQCLDYLYGNADILNLLNWGEEGVDYEVVDAENNIINYPDGKDDSNTYHLAEGWQLFDQFKMHIWEGDSPDIWDETKALNESAIKSKAFGFTYDSTSVANELAALSNVKAKYAAALGSGTVDPEETLPKFIEELKKAGIEKVISTKQEQLDKWLEENK, encoded by the coding sequence ATGAATAAGAAAGTGATTGCAGCGGGAATGGCTATGGTACTGGCTTCTATGGGGCTGACTGCCTGTGGTGATTCCGGTTCAAAAGAGGCTAAAGATTCTTCTGATGAGACTTATACAGTTACAATGGCTTATATTGGAGATAAGGAGGAAGATACAGATCGCATCGAGAAGAAAATCAATGAGATTATGAAGAAAGATATCAATATGGAACTCGATATCGAACCGATCAGCTGGGGTGCCTATGCGGAAACAATGAAGCTGATTCTATCCGGTGGAGAAAAGATGGACATTGTACCAATCCTGGTGGAACAGGTTAATTCCATGGTGAATGCGAAGCAGGTTATTGACATGTCTGAATATATCGACAAATATGGCAATAATATTAAAGAACTGCTTGGTGATACTGCGAAAGCAGCAAATATCGGAAATTATGTATACGGTGTGACAACAGGACGCGAATGGTTCTGCCAGTCATCTGTTATTATGCGAAAAGATATTCTGGATGAGTGTGGAATTGATGTATCTTCTATCACAGATTATAAAGATTTGACTGACGTTTATGCAACTGTGAAAGAAAAATATCCAGATATGGTCATGATGGCAAGCAATAACAGTGCAACACCGGATACCAAATATGAAATGAATGATACACTTACTGATGGATTTGGTGTATTGATGGATCATGGTCAGGACACGACAGTTGTAGATTATTATGAGACAGATGAATATAAAGAGTTTGTAGAAACAATGTATGACTGGCAGCAAAAAGGTTATTTGTCCAAAGATGCTGCAACCACAACAGAGAGTGCGGAGAATCAGGTAAAAGCAGGTGCCGCTTTTTCTTACCTTGCACCAAACAAACCAGGATATGATACCCGTGCCGCTTTACTTTGCGGAACAGAGATGGAGATTGCTCCGATTTCCGAACCATGGGCTGGCACTGCACAAATTTCTTACCTGACTTATGGCATCAGTTCAAGTTCTGCTGATAAAGATAAAACAATGCAGTGTCTGGATTATTTATATGGAAATGCAGATATTCTGAACCTGTTGAACTGGGGGGAAGAAGGTGTTGATTACGAAGTTGTAGATGCTGAAAATAATATCATTAACTATCCGGATGGAAAAGATGACAGCAACACGTATCATCTGGCAGAAGGATGGCAGTTATTTGACCAGTTTAAAATGCATATCTGGGAGGGTGATTCACCAGATATCTGGGATGAAACAAAGGCACTGAATGAGAGTGCAATCAAATCAAAAGCATTCGGATTTACCTATGATTCTACAAGTGTTGCAAACGAACTGGCTGCACTGAGTAATGTAAAAGCAAAATATGCAGCTGCTCTTGGTTCTGGTACAGTAGATCCTGAAGAAACACTTCCGAAATTTATTGAGGAACTGAAGAAAGCAGGAATTGAGAAAGTGATCAGCACCAAACAGGAACAGCTGGACAAGTGGCTGGAAGAGAATAAATAA